A window from Bufo bufo chromosome 1, aBufBuf1.1, whole genome shotgun sequence encodes these proteins:
- the LOC121005778 gene encoding E3 ubiquitin/ISG15 ligase TRIM25-like → MASADLRAELDCSICLQTYTDPVMLRCGHNFCRVCIDCVLDTQDESGVYSCPGCREEFQERPALMRNLALRNIMENLLVTEHKETETGILCTYCVDSPVPAVKSCLHCEASLCEKHLRVHSKSSEHVLSDPDTSLENRKCSVHKKILEYYCTEDSACICVSCSLAGEHQGHRVEMLDEASEKKKKKLQHVLRKLTAKRQKTEERVQNLEERWRKAQEKASGEAERVTALFTDLRRRLDDLEKRVLSEISRQEMEESLSFSSRIQKLEIKKDELSGRMRHIEEICNMTDPLTVLQEPDTGDLCDPEEEGGDEDINRCLHDVDDLDVAVISDTFHTLCDIITDIRRGIYVEGPGDILLDVNTAANNVLISDDLKTATCTQYNQNRPERAERFQNYQVMSSRGFTSGRHYWDVESSGPGGWRVGMCYPSIHRRGDQSYIGDNNKSWILRRYNNQYSVIHDGKEIRLPDKISSDRVRICLDYEAGQLSFYELCDPIRHLHTFTATFTEPLHAALSVWSGSIKISGGSRNWVKPS, encoded by the coding sequence ATGGCGTCTGCTGATCTGAGAGCTGAGCTGGACTGCTCCATCTGTCTGCAGACCTATACAGATCCTGTAATGCTGAGATGTGGACACAACTTCTGCCGGGTCTGTATTGATTGTGTACTGGATACACAGGACGAGTCTGGGGTTTATTCCTGTCCTGGATGCAGAGAAGAGTTTCAGGAGCGGCCTGCACTGATGAGGAACTTAGCTCTGCGTAACATTATGGAGAATTTATTGGTTACTGAACATAAAGAGACGGAAACCGGGATCTTGTGCACTTACTGTGTGGACTCTCCTGTACCTGCTGTTAAATCCTGTCTACACTGTGAGGCTTCTCTGTGTGAGAAACACCTGAGAGTTCACAGCAAGTCATCAGAACACGTCTTATCTGACCCCGACACTTCTCTGGAGAACAGGAAATGTTCTGTCCATAAGAAGATCCTGGAGTATTACTGCACTGAGGACTCTGCTTGTATCTGTGTGTCCTGCAGTTTGGCTGGAGAACATCAGGGACATCGGGTGGAGATGCTGGACGAGGCCTCtgagaagaaaaagaagaaactaCAACATGTTCTCAGGAAACTGACTGCAAAGAGACAGAAGACTGAGGAAAGAGTCCAGAACCTGGAGGAACGCTGGAGAAAAGCACAAGAAAAAGCATCTGGAGAAGCAGAGAGAGTCACTGCCCTGTTTACAGACCTCAGGAGACGACTGGACGACCTGGAGAAGAGGGTCCTGAGTGAGATCTCCAGGCAGGAAATGGAAGAGTCACTCTCATTCTCTTCTCGGATCCAGAAGCTGGAAATAAAGAAGGACGAGCTGTCCGGGAGGATGAGACACATTGAGGAGATATGTAACATGACTGATCCACTGACTGTCTTACAGGAACCAGATACAGGTGACTTGTGTGATCCTGAGGAGGAAGGAGGAGATGAGGACATAAATAGATGTCTCCATGATGTAGATGATCTGGATGTGGCTGTGATCTCGGACACATTTCATACATTATGTGACATAATAACAGATATAAGGAGAGGGATCTATGTGGAGGGTCCTGGAGacatattactggatgtaaacaCAGCTGCTAATAATGTCCTGATATCAGACGACCTGAAAACTGCAACCTGTACACAATATAATCAGAATCGTCCAGAAAGAGCAGAGAGATTCCAGAATTATcaggtgatgagcagcaggggattTACCTCAGGGCGACATTACTGGGATGTGGAGAGCAGTGGACCAGGAGGTTGGAGGGTGGGGATGTGTTATCCCAGTATACACAGGAGGGGAGATCAGTCATACATTGGGGATAATAACAAGTCCTGGATTTTGAGGAGGTATAATAATCAGTATTCAGTGATACATGACGGTAAAGAGATCCGGTTACCTGACAAGATCTCCAGTGATAGAGTCAGGATATGTCTGGACTATGAGGCCGGGCAGCTGTCCTTTTATGAGCTGTGTGACCCCATCAGACACTTACACACCTTCACTGCCACCTTCACCGAGCCCcttcatgctgcattatctgtatGGAGCGGTTCTATAAAGATATCAGGGGGAAGCAGAAACTGGGTGAAACCTTCATAA